One part of the Acidobacteriota bacterium genome encodes these proteins:
- the ligD gene encoding DNA ligase D: MLVVSMAKRQVRRRQAATAWRGDPRDVRPMLAESAPPSAHARLLSRPELVFEPKYDGIRALVALDGSAPPCLYTRLGRDKTAQFPDLVEPLAALGRRLRRPVLLDGEIVATGDDGAALPFQHLQGRLHATGGAVRVAVCRVATALVVFDLLRDGDEDLRPLPFTDRRRRLERLLRPDCSQPVRLIESTTGNGAALADRGLKRDWEGIIVKRPDGRYASGSRGSGWQKVKFTRTEEFVVGGWTLPRGSRPHFGALLLGYYAAGKGRPATGALVFAGQVGTGFTDAELDRIAGLLTPLATDAPPFVELTQPKPSEKRRWVEPVLVVQTGFSQWTPDGVLRHPVYHGLREDKRPADVRLPARRPPPGGAADPPARRAATRPTGRVEKEARTSPQTGRATAPARPEHRAAAPEPEHPDPGVDDLLAQLEDLERNRRRGTLVLHDGARVPVGNLHKVFWPEPGITKGELLRFQLRMAPHLLPVVADRPLVMKRFPNGVGGKSFYQHRAPDPLPDGLRVATVRESPAKPDSVVPYLVGGQLQTLLYMAQLAVISQDPWFSTLDDLESADQVALDLDPMPEATFDRVLDVACWLHDELERLGVPCFAKTSGSEGVHIFIPLPPGTPYEAGMIFCQIVATVVADAHPAAATVERMVRQRRPDAVYIDYLQNIYGKTLACAYSARASPFAGVSTPLAWTEAHEGVAAGLRPQDFTIRSIVPRLEQVGDLWAKMRSAEPARLEAAFAYGE; the protein is encoded by the coding sequence ATGCTGGTAGTTTCCATGGCGAAGCGTCAGGTGCGGCGACGGCAGGCGGCGACGGCGTGGCGCGGCGACCCGCGCGACGTGCGGCCGATGCTGGCCGAATCGGCCCCGCCGAGCGCTCACGCGCGTCTGCTCTCGCGGCCCGAGCTCGTCTTCGAACCGAAGTACGACGGCATACGGGCCCTGGTGGCGCTGGACGGCTCGGCGCCCCCCTGCCTCTACACACGTCTGGGCCGCGACAAGACCGCGCAGTTTCCCGATCTCGTCGAGCCGCTGGCCGCCCTCGGACGCCGGCTGCGCCGTCCGGTGCTGCTGGACGGCGAGATCGTGGCGACCGGCGACGACGGCGCGGCGCTGCCGTTTCAGCACCTGCAGGGGCGGCTGCACGCGACGGGCGGTGCCGTGCGCGTGGCGGTATGCCGCGTCGCGACCGCGCTCGTCGTCTTCGACCTGCTGCGCGACGGGGACGAGGATCTCCGGCCGCTCCCGTTTACCGACCGCCGGCGGCGGCTGGAACGCCTGCTGCGCCCGGATTGCTCGCAACCGGTACGCCTGATCGAGAGCACGACCGGCAACGGCGCGGCGTTGGCGGATCGCGGCCTGAAGCGCGACTGGGAGGGAATCATCGTCAAGCGCCCCGACGGGCGCTACGCCAGCGGCAGCCGCGGTTCCGGTTGGCAGAAGGTGAAGTTCACGCGCACCGAGGAGTTCGTGGTCGGCGGCTGGACCCTGCCGCGCGGATCGCGCCCGCACTTCGGCGCCCTCCTCCTCGGCTACTACGCCGCCGGCAAGGGTCGACCGGCGACCGGGGCGCTCGTCTTCGCGGGACAGGTCGGAACCGGATTCACCGACGCCGAGCTCGACCGCATCGCCGGCCTCCTCACCCCGCTGGCGACCGATGCGCCGCCTTTCGTGGAGCTGACACAGCCGAAACCGTCCGAGAAGCGCCGCTGGGTCGAGCCGGTCCTCGTCGTGCAGACGGGGTTCAGCCAGTGGACGCCGGACGGCGTGCTGCGCCATCCCGTCTACCACGGCCTGCGGGAAGACAAGCGGCCGGCGGATGTCCGGCTTCCGGCGCGGCGCCCGCCCCCGGGCGGCGCCGCCGATCCGCCCGCGCGACGCGCCGCGACACGGCCGACCGGCCGCGTCGAGAAGGAAGCGCGCACCTCACCGCAGACAGGGAGAGCGACGGCCCCGGCACGACCGGAGCACCGGGCGGCCGCACCGGAACCGGAGCACCCGGACCCGGGCGTCGATGACCTGCTGGCGCAACTCGAGGACCTGGAGCGCAACCGCCGGCGCGGCACCCTCGTCCTCCACGACGGCGCGCGCGTCCCCGTCGGCAACCTCCACAAGGTCTTCTGGCCCGAACCGGGAATCACCAAGGGCGAGCTGCTCCGCTTCCAGCTCCGCATGGCCCCGCACCTGCTGCCGGTGGTCGCGGATCGGCCCCTCGTCATGAAGCGGTTTCCCAACGGCGTCGGCGGCAAGTCGTTCTACCAGCACCGCGCGCCGGACCCGCTGCCCGACGGCCTCCGCGTGGCGACCGTCCGCGAGAGCCCCGCCAAGCCCGACTCGGTCGTGCCGTACCTGGTCGGCGGGCAGCTTCAGACCCTGCTCTACATGGCGCAACTCGCCGTCATCTCGCAGGACCCGTGGTTCTCCACGCTGGACGATCTCGAGTCTGCCGACCAGGTGGCCCTCGACCTCGACCCGATGCCGGAAGCAACGTTCGACCGCGTGCTCGATGTCGCCTGCTGGCTCCACGACGAGCTGGAGCGTCTCGGCGTGCCCTGCTTCGCCAAGACCTCCGGCTCCGAGGGCGTCCACATCTTCATTCCGCTCCCGCCCGGCACACCCTACGAAGCGGGCATGATCTTCTGCCAGATCGTCGCCACGGTGGTGGCCGACGCCCACCCGGCGGCGGCCACCGTCGAGCGCATGGTCCGGCAGCGGCGGCCCGACGCCGTCTACATCGACTACCTGCAGAACATCTACGGCAAGACGCTGGCCTGCGCCTACAGCGCCCGCGCCAGCCCGTTCGCCGGCGTGTCGACGCCGCTCGCCTGGACGGAGGCGCACGAGGGGGTCGCGGCCGGTCTCCGGCCGCAGGACTTCACGATCCGGTCCATCGTTCCGCGCCTCGAGCAGGTGGGAGACCTCTGGGCGAAGATGCGCTCCGCCGAGCCGGCGCGACTCGAGGCGGCATTCGCCTACGGGGAGTAG
- a CDS encoding Ku protein, with amino-acid sequence MAARPTWKGHLKVSLVTVPIRVFPATNATGVIRFNQLHATCRTRIRQKKWCEECDTEVDKSEIVKGFEFEKGRYVVMDDEDLAKAKPESTRIINLLRFADVESIDPIYVERPYYLAPDGKVAGEAFAVLREALEGKAGIGKLALLGREYLVAVQPRERGLMMFTLRAASEVRRMSAIDELEDLPETVNEAEVQLARQVIGTFAGDLDLSEFTDEYQAELRRIIDAKVAGEEVVEQEADSPAKVVNLMEALRKSLDQVSASKKKPVKAPAKRAAKGARKRASGAAAAAPVRKRKRA; translated from the coding sequence ATGGCCGCACGTCCAACCTGGAAGGGCCACCTGAAGGTGAGCCTGGTGACCGTCCCGATCCGGGTCTTTCCCGCGACCAACGCGACCGGCGTCATCCGGTTCAACCAGTTGCACGCCACCTGCCGGACGCGGATCCGCCAGAAGAAGTGGTGCGAGGAGTGCGACACCGAGGTGGACAAGTCGGAGATCGTCAAGGGGTTCGAGTTCGAGAAGGGGCGCTACGTCGTGATGGACGACGAGGACCTCGCCAAGGCGAAGCCCGAGTCGACCCGGATCATCAATCTGCTCCGGTTCGCCGACGTCGAGTCGATCGATCCCATCTACGTCGAGCGGCCGTACTACTTGGCGCCGGACGGGAAGGTCGCCGGCGAGGCGTTCGCGGTGCTCCGTGAAGCCCTCGAGGGCAAGGCGGGCATCGGCAAGCTGGCGCTGCTCGGTCGGGAGTACCTGGTCGCGGTGCAGCCGCGCGAGCGGGGGCTGATGATGTTCACGCTGCGCGCGGCGAGCGAGGTGCGCCGGATGTCGGCGATAGACGAGCTCGAGGACCTGCCGGAGACGGTCAACGAGGCCGAGGTGCAGCTTGCGCGGCAAGTGATTGGAACCTTCGCCGGCGATCTGGACCTGTCGGAGTTCACCGACGAGTACCAGGCGGAGTTGCGGCGCATCATCGACGCGAAGGTCGCCGGCGAAGAGGTGGTCGAGCAGGAAGCGGATTCTCCCGCCAAGGTCGTGAACCTGATGGAGGCGCTGCGCAAGAGCCTCGATCAGGTCAGCGCGTCGAAGAAGAAACCGGTGAAGGCGCCGGCGAAGCGGGCCGCGAAGGGCGCACGCAAACGAGCGTCCGGCGCGGCGGCGGCGGCCCCGGTTCGCAAGCGCAAGCGCGCATGA
- a CDS encoding PQQ-binding-like beta-propeller repeat protein, translating to MTALAGRVLAGVVLLAAFAAGVVGLLVVAFDLQIEFAGNGMRPLFSFGAPEAHYAALEADRNDSAAAPSAAAEAATSENRATPAVPEHDAVWTDFRGPHRDGLYTETPIRTDWPAEGLEPLWSGPIGGGYASFVIADGLAFTIEQRRDEEVVAAYDVDSGAERWTHAWPAHFRETLGGPGPRATPTWHDGRVYALGATGRFVCLDASTGAVLWERDILADGGAANLPWAMSGAPLVVDDVVVVQPGGRDWSVAAYDRLTGDVAWHVLDDVQGYTSPMLATLGGIRQVVVVTAERAAGLRPADGALLWEYPWTVPVVPNIAQPLVINDTRLFLSAGYGKGAALVELTPAGSRLTAATVWESNRMKNKFSSSVLIDGYIYGLDNSILACIDAATGELRWKGGRYGYGQLLAAGDHLVVLTERGDLVLVRATPDGHDEVAGFRAIEGKTWNVPAMAGGRILVRNARQMAAFDLSP from the coding sequence GTGACGGCGCTGGCGGGGCGCGTGCTGGCCGGGGTCGTCCTGCTCGCGGCCTTCGCCGCGGGGGTGGTCGGCCTCCTGGTAGTCGCCTTCGACCTGCAGATCGAGTTCGCCGGCAACGGCATGCGGCCGCTCTTCTCGTTCGGAGCGCCGGAAGCGCACTACGCGGCGTTGGAGGCGGATCGGAACGATTCGGCCGCGGCCCCGTCGGCCGCCGCGGAGGCCGCTACGAGTGAGAACCGGGCGACGCCGGCGGTACCCGAACACGACGCCGTCTGGACCGACTTCCGCGGCCCGCACCGGGACGGGCTCTACACGGAGACGCCGATTCGCACCGACTGGCCCGCCGAGGGGCTCGAGCCGCTCTGGAGCGGACCGATCGGCGGCGGGTACGCCTCTTTCGTGATCGCGGACGGGCTGGCCTTCACCATCGAGCAACGCCGCGACGAGGAGGTGGTCGCCGCCTACGACGTCGATTCCGGCGCCGAACGCTGGACGCACGCCTGGCCGGCGCACTTCCGGGAGACGCTGGGCGGGCCGGGACCGCGGGCCACGCCGACCTGGCACGACGGGCGGGTCTACGCACTGGGCGCCACCGGTCGGTTCGTCTGCCTGGACGCCTCCACCGGTGCGGTCCTGTGGGAACGCGACATCCTGGCCGACGGCGGCGCCGCCAACCTGCCCTGGGCGATGTCAGGAGCACCGCTCGTCGTCGACGACGTGGTCGTGGTCCAGCCGGGAGGCCGCGACTGGTCGGTGGCCGCCTACGACCGCCTCACCGGCGACGTCGCCTGGCACGTGCTGGACGACGTCCAGGGCTATACGTCCCCCATGCTGGCGACGCTGGGCGGCATCCGGCAAGTCGTGGTGGTCACCGCCGAGCGGGCCGCCGGGCTGCGGCCGGCGGACGGGGCGCTGCTGTGGGAGTATCCGTGGACCGTCCCGGTCGTGCCCAACATCGCACAGCCGCTCGTCATAAACGACACGCGACTCTTCCTCTCGGCCGGCTACGGAAAGGGCGCCGCGCTCGTCGAGCTGACTCCCGCCGGCAGCCGCCTCACCGCGGCGACGGTATGGGAATCGAACCGGATGAAGAACAAGTTCAGCAGCTCCGTGTTGATCGACGGCTACATCTACGGGCTCGACAATTCGATACTCGCCTGCATCGACGCCGCCACCGGCGAGCTGCGGTGGAAGGGCGGGCGCTACGGCTACGGGCAGCTCCTGGCCGCGGGCGACCACCTGGTGGTGCTGACCGAGCGGGGCGACCTCGTGCTGGTGCGGGCGACGCCGGACGGCCACGACGAGGTCGCCGGCTTTCGCGCGATCGAAGGCAAGACCTGGAACGTCCCGGCCATGGCGGGCGGCCGCATCCTGGTGCGGAACGCCCGGCAGATGGCCGCGTTCGACTTGTCGCCCTGA